One genomic segment of Plasmodium cynomolgi strain B DNA, chromosome 14, whole genome shotgun sequence includes these proteins:
- a CDS encoding hypothetical protein (putative), translating into MTVRLIFYTSCSGTGQVKWELLGVLTVLNSLILLLNVNYKENINHLNNKKSETSDINDDLINVDMNEFSNNEKDESSDESEREKKYNKIKIRYLYSISNSRVCYYSMWILCYYLIYFLCFLSFLYGIRLFNNNLINIYAIRTCKIDNLANYILSESTFISLYWAIINFNVFMSKYTDSFYISNYIKLNLEFSTGKKKLFFFVNYFYQILLLSYTIYKNVSLYNKGLYNLNQIVCALIFLCLILYTILEITYVLEINKPCYYGVTKLSFNYIWAIIYLFVIFISSVIFYFSVFSYSIKDQFVNFQIMLWFFFISLTYIKRNQLFIKV; encoded by the coding sequence GGCTAATATTTTACACGAGTTGCTCCGGCACAGGGCAGGTAAAATGGGAGCTGCTGGGAGTCCTAACCGTTTTGAACAGCCTGATTTTATTGCTAAATGTGAACTACAAGGAAAACATAAACCATTTGAATAACAAGAAGAGCGAAACGAGCGACATAAATGATGATTTGATAAATGTTGATATGAACGAGTTTAGCAACAATGAGAAGGACGAAAGCAGCGACGAAAGTGAAAGAGAGAAGAAGTACaacaagataaaaataaggtACCTATACAGCATTAGTAACTCAAGAGTCTGTTATTACAGCATGTGGATCCTATGCTACTACCTGatctattttttatgtttcctcAGTTTTTTATATGGCATTAGACTATTCAACaacaatttaattaatatatatgcaatcAGGACATGCAAAATTGATAATTTagcaaattatattttatctgAAAGCACGTTCATAAGCCTATACTGGGCCATTATCAACTTTAACGTTTTTATGAGTAAGTATACGGACTCCTTCTACATttcaaattatataaaattgaacTTAGAATTTAGCacagggaagaagaagcttttttttttcgtaaattatttttatcaaatattGCTACTAAGTTATAcgatttacaaaaatgtttcGCTGTATAATAAGGGGCTGTACAATTTGAACCAAATTGTGTGTGCcctcatttttctttgtctAATCCTGTACACTATTTTAGAAATCACCTATGTGTTGGAAATAAATAAGCCCTGCTACTACGGAGTTACGAAGTTGTCCTTCAACTATATATGGGCCATCATTTACCTATTTGTGATTTTCATTTCCTccgtcattttttacttttctgtttttaGTTATTCCATCAAAGACCAGTTTGTGAATTTTCAAATCATGCtctggtttttttttatttccctaacttacataaaaaggaaccaATTGTTTATAAAGGTTTGA